From the Chiroxiphia lanceolata isolate bChiLan1 chromosome Z, bChiLan1.pri, whole genome shotgun sequence genome, one window contains:
- the LOC116780898 gene encoding IgGFc-binding protein-like yields the protein MDGSLGKTDVPHWLWIVMFWALLHAFHVTSVVSPPHLGEEFLVAFQQNGDQRTLRSDFRLLLLTGPSPSTTATISMKRPGLRMTVQAAANQPILVKIPPQAEMVGSQLFENAVVVKTTAAVTTVMINDKPSAADSAVIIPVHRWGTEYHVVTPSPGPARYSQFVVAAWDQPTTVNVHLNADVTFRGKLHPRGSTITILLEPFQAAQIQSAADLSGTRVVAQRPIAVFSGHTCVGRLSRCDHVVEQLRPVTQWGTTFIVPPVPFRGQSNVAYISAAQPTWVKGHGEVTETTRELQPNHAVLYGAQSGKGLFLTSNAGIQVFLLGNGRNSGEVTFMPFFVTVPDVTSYCNSYGIVTLEGYDNRVLLVAKTAETSRILLNQRPLGSTAWEPVPGTEYSWIGINLGSGFGIHRVEHETAAFGAWSVGTGEGKRYGAEGACDSDPCRKVQCRPKETCHLDKGTPICRHDYLGTCTGSPSLQYHTFDGAPVSIHGGCRYTLTRYCGADPTLEPFSVEEGWSQDRSEAPLANVYVYTYNVSIHAGGDRTIQVNNKSTDLPVTLEAGKIRIFQNEGRTILQTDFGLQVTYDEDQVIMVAVPSSYFGATCGLCGNFNEDTEDEAMVPNGIPGEGDEGWAESWRDPSCQKDCGDQETPWDREGCGINATSNSSTSNTSSTSSTSSTSSTTSSCFHNNRFYKLHEEFWEDSSCHKRCRCEGTGMVKCNPGKCKSQEKCVTVNGISKCEPNQHYTCIGTGDPHYTTFDGKRFDFQGSCIYQFAALCTPKPMLVPFNVTVENNHRGSRAVSFTKTVTLEVYGSIISMSQEHPRKVKVDGTFVSLPFTHPHFSVFHRGVHGFVITDFGLTVTFDWYSYARAILPRAYSGAVCGLCGNANGDPEDDFVTPGGHHAPDETRLGESWKVGDVPGCSAGCGDQCPVCDTSRVQPYRGDRYCGVITQAGGPFRKCHGVIDPKPFLQDCAFDACHYRGHRDTVCQGVAAYVTACQSHGVDVETWRTVEFCDLSCPPHSHYELCGSPCQPTCLTPSVPAACPDSPCSEGCFCDHGYVLSGSDCVPRSECGCEYHGRYYQKDIEFYPSCRERCHCGANGAVTCQEAYCGAHEECRVEDGVLGCHPTGYGRLVVSGDPHYVTFDGRTFNIPGSCTYILARLCKPAPRLVNFTVLVEHEAGSHGDLVMLKRVIVSIHGYTVTMERGRRWEVKVDSERYTLPLVMEDNKLRIGQEGNNIVLHTTAGVRVLYNVATFLLITVPDIYRGRLCGLGGDYDGDPSDDFQLPTGALAGNTQEFITSWKIPEKDGACSDGCEDGMCGECDVTDRASYSRNGSCGIIRDAEGPFQACHPRVSPMEYFTHCVHDLCAAGGDRDALCHALQAYVAACQAAGAVVKPWRTKEFCPLSCPPNSHYELCTRTCDVTCAALVGPAPCTWGCFEGCQCDEGFVFDGDTCVSPEHCGCFHMGRYLKAGETVTFNNCSKECHCHPSRGLVCRDMQCHLDQVCVIHDGSQVCAKSEGHCQLTPGATLTTFDGVPGLLLASGTYKVSALCDEEAPDWFKVVVEVSDCHDMNVPAATAAIVFVREGVVSVNGNMEVWVNGLFTRLPATISNSVSVTSSPGNVTVTHRSGMSVTITRNGEATITVASNLAARLCAPCGNFNGNPRDDLKLPDGRDAQSVGEVVDMWKSRDFAGCD from the exons ATGGATGGCAGCCTGGGAAAAACAGATGTGCCACACTGGTTATGGATTGTCATGTTCTGGG CTCTCCTCCATGCCTTCCATGTCACCTCTGTCGTGTCACCACCTCACCTGGGAGAGGAGTTCCTGGTGGCCTTCCAGCAGAATGGGGACCAACGCACCCTCCGCAGCGACttccgcctcctcctcctcactggcCCCTCCCCATCCACCACTGCCACCATTTCCATGAAAAGACCTGGATTACGGATGACGGTACAGGCAGCTGCTAACCAACCAATCCTGGTGAAGATCCCACCCCAAGCTGAGATGGTGGGAAGCCAACTTTTTGAAAACGCCGTGGTGGTGAAGACCACTGCCGCTGTCACCACAGTGATGATAAACGACAAACCCTCTGCGGCTGACTCTGCTGTCATTATCCCAGTCCACAGATGGGGGACGGAATACCACGTggtcacccccagccctggccccgCCCGCTATTCCCAATTCGTAGTGGCCGCTTGGGACCAACCCACCACAGTCAATGTTCACCTCAATGCCGACGTCACCTTCCGTGGCAAGTTGCACCCACGTGGTTCCACCATCACCATCCTGCTGGAGCCGTTTCAAGCGGCACAGATCCAGAGTGCGGCAGATCTTTCTGGAACACGGGTTGTAGCTCAGAGACCCATTGCCGTCTTCAGCGGCCACACGTGTGTGGGCAGGTTGAGCCGTTGTGATCATGTGGTGGAACAGCTCCGCCCCGTCACCCAGTGGGGGACAACCTTCATTGTGCCACCGGTGCCCTTCCGGGGACAATCCAATGTAGCCTACATCTCTGCTGCACAACCAACATGGGTCAAGGGTCATGGTGAGGTCACCGAGACCACACGAGAATTACAACCCAACCACGCAGTGCTCTATGGTGCCCAGTCAGGAAAGGGCTTGTTCCTCACTTCCAATGCTGGGATCcaggtttttcttttggggAATGGCAGAAATAGTGGTGAGGTCACCTTTATGCCATTTTTTGTCACCGTTCCCGATGTCACTAGTTACTGCAACTCCTATGGCATTGTCACACTGGAGGGATATGACAACCGTGTCCTGCTGGTAGCCAAGACAGCGGAAACTTCCAGAATACTGCTGAATCAGAGGCCACTAGGGAGTACGGCATGGGAACCAGTCCCTGGGACAGAATATTCGTGGATTGGGATAAATTTGGGAAGCGGATTTGGAATCCATcgggtggagcatgagacagcGGCATTTGGGGCATGGAGCGTCGGGACAGGGGAGGGGAAACGctatggagcagagggagcctGTGACAGTG ACCCCTGCCGAAAGGTGCAGTGCCGCCCCAAGGAGACCTGTCACCTGGACAAGGGCACACCCATCTGCCGTCACGATTATCTGGGCACCTGCACtggctccccatccctgcagtaCCACACCTTTGACGGGGCCCCTGTGTCCATCCATGGAGGCTGCAGGTACACCCTGACCAGGTACTGCGGGGCCGACCCCACCCTGGAGCCCTTCTCCGTGGAAGAGGGGTGGAGCCAGGATCGCTCTGAGGCACCACTGGCCAACGTCTATGTCTACACCTACAACGTCTCCATCCATGCTGGGGGGGACAGGACCATCCAG GTCAACAACAAATCCACCGACCTTCCAGTCACCCTGGAAGCTGGAAAAATCCGGATTTTCCAAAATGAGGGTCGGACCATCCTCCAGACAGATTTTGGGCTGCAGGTGACCTATGATGAGGACCAGGTCATCATggtggcagtgcccagcagcTATTTTGGGGCCACCTGTGGCCTGTGTGGCAACTTCAATGAGGATACAGAGGATGAGGCAATGGTTCCCAATGGTATTCctggtgaaggtgatgaaggtTGGGCAGAAAGTTGGAGAGATCCTTCATGCCAGAAAGACTGTGGAGATCAGGAGACTCCATGGGACAGAGAGGGGTGTG GTATCAACGCAACCAGCAACTCCAGCACTTCCAacacctccagcacctccagcacctccagcacctccagcaccaCCTCTTCTTGTTTCCACAACAATCGCTTCTACAAGCTCCACGAGGAATTTTGGGAAGACAGTAGCTGCCATAAGCGGTGTCGGTGTGAGGGCACAGGGATGGTGAAATGTAATCCAGGAAAGTGTAAATCTCAGGAGAAATGTGTCACAGTTAACGGCATTTCCAAGTGTGAACCCAACCAGCACTACACCTGCATCGGGACAGGTGACCCACACTACACAACTTTTGATGGGAAGAGGTTTGACTTCCAAGGCTCCTGCATCTACCAGTTTGCTGCCCTCTGCACCCCCAAGCCCATGCTGGTCCCCTTCAATGTCACTGTGGAGAACAACCACCGCGGCAGCCGTGCCGTAAGCTTCACCAAGACCGTCACCCTGGAGGTCTATGGGAGCATCATCAGCATGAGCCAGGAGCACCCACGCAAGGTCAAG gTGGACGGTACCTTCGTGTCCCTACCCTTCACCCACCCCCACTTTTCCGTGTTTCACCGCGGTGTCCATGGCTTTGTCATCACTGACTTCGGCCTCACCGTCACATTTGACTGGTACAGCTATGCTCGTGCCATCCTCCCCAGAGCCTACTCTGGCGCAGTCTGTGGCCTCTGTGGCAACGCCAACGGTGACCCCGAGGATGACTTTGTCACCCCAGGTGGCCACCACGCCCCCGATGAGACCCGGCTGGGTGAGAGCTGGAAGGTGGGGGATGTCCCTGGGTGCTCAGCTGGTTGTGGCGACCAGTGCCCAGTGTGTGACACATCACGAGTGCAGCCATACCGTGGGGACAGGTACTGTGGGGTGATTACCCAAGCAGGGGGGCCCTTCCGGAAGTGTCATGGTGTCATTGACCCGAAGCCATTCCTGCAAGACTGTGCCTTCGATGCCTGTCACTACAGGGGACACCGCGACACTGTGTGTCAGGGTGTTGCCGCCTATGTCACCGCGTGCCAAAGTCACGGGGTGGATGTGGAGACGTGGAGGACAGTAGAGTTCTGCG ATctttcctgccctccccactCCCACTATGAGCTTTGTGGGAGCCCCTGCCAGCCCACCTGCCTCACCCCCTCCgtccctgctgcctgtcccGACTCACCTTGCTCTGAAGGCTGTTTCTGTGACCATGGTTATGTCCTCAGTGGCTCTGACTGTGTCCCCCGCTCCGAGTGTGGCTGTGAGTACCATGGTCGCTACTACCAGAAGGACATAGAGTTTTACCCCTCGTGCCGGGAACGCTGCCACTGTGGAGCCAATGGTGCAGTGACCTGCCAGGAAGCATATTGTGGTGCTCATGAAGAGTGTCGGGTGGAAGATGGGGTGTTGGGGTGCCACCCCACTGGTTACGGCCGGTTGGTTGTATCGGGGGACCCCCACTATGTCACCTTCGATGGACGAACCTTCAATATCCCAGGATCCTGCACCTACATCCTGGCACGCCTGTGCAAGCCGGCACCACGGTTGGTCAACTTCACAGTGTTGGTGGAGCATGAGGCAGGCAGTCATGGTGACCTAGTGATGTTGAAGAGGGTGATTGTGTCCATCCATGGGTACACCGTCACCATGGAGCGGGGACGGAGGTGGGAGGTGAAG GTGGACTCAGAGCGCTACACCCTCCCACTAGTGATGGAGGACAACAAACTCCGCATTGGCCAAGAAGGGAATAACATTGTCCTCCACACCACTGCGGGAGTCCGTGTCCTCTACAACGTTGCTACCTTCCTGCTCATTACTGTTCCCGACATCTATCGTGGCCGGCTCTGTGGGTTGGGCGGTGACTATGACGGGGACCCCAGTGATGACTTCCAGCTGCCCACAGGGGCACTCGCGGGAAACACTCAGGAATTCATCACCTCCTGGAAGATTCCAGAGAAGGATGGAGCATGCAGTGATGGCTGTGAGGACGGCATGTGCGGCGAGTGTGATGTCACCGATAGAGCATCCTACAGCAGGAATGGATCCTGTGGGATCATCCGCGATGCAGAGGGACCATTCCAGGCATGTCACCCACGTGTCAGCCCCATGGAGTATTTCACTCACTGTGTCCACgatctctgtgctgctggaggggacCGTGATGCCTTGTGTCATGCGCTGCAGGCATATGTCGCTGCCTGTCaggctgctggtgctgtggtTAAACCATGGAGGACAAAGGAGTTCTGCC ccctgtcctgccccccCAACAGCCACTACGAGCTCTGCACCCGCACCTGCGATGTCACCTGTGCTGCCCTTGTGGGCCCTGCCCCCTGCACCTGGGGGTGCTTTGAGGGGTGTCAGTGCGACGAGGGGTTTGTCTTCGATGGGGACACCTGTGTGTCACCCGAGCACTGCGGCTGCTTCCACATGGGACGTTACCTCAAG GCAGGAGAGACTGTCACCTTCAACAACTGCTCCAAGGAATGCCATTGTCACCCATCACGGGGACTGGTGTGCCGGGATATGCAATGTCACCTGGATCAGGTGTGTGTCATCCATGACGGGTCACAAGTGTGCGCCAAGAGTGAAGGTCACTGCCAGCTCACACCTGGAGCCACCCTGACCACCTTTGATGGCGTCCCTGGGCTTCTGTTGGCCAGTGGCACCTACAAGGTGTCGGCCCTCTGCGATGAGGAGGCACCTGACTGGTTCAAGGTAGTGGTGGAGGTCAGCGACTGTCACGACATGAATGTCCCAGCGGCCACGGCTGCCATCGTCTTTGTCCGCGAGGGCGTTGTCAGCGTCAATGGAAACATGGAGGTGTGG GTCAATGGCCTCTTCACCCGCCTCCCGGCCACTATCTCCAACTCCGTCTCTGTGACCTCATCCCCTGGGAATGTCACAGTCACCCATCGTTCAGGGATGTCTGTCACGATCACTCGAAATGGAGAGGCAACTATCACCGTGGCTTCGAACCTGGCTGCCCGTCTGTGTGCCCCCTGTGGCAATTTCAATGGAAATCCTAGAGACGATCTGAAGCTTCCAGATGGACGTGATGCCCAAAGTGTTGGCGAGGTGGTGGACATGTGGAAATCCCGGGATTTTGCTGGATG CGACTGA
- the LOC116780899 gene encoding sushi, nidogen and EGF-like domain-containing protein 1 has translation MLPSGVFLLLILGSVVDTNTSSGKGSLLYPYGPDQGDQTNPKHDDGTSERIALFIPFAFYGKTHEALFVNNNGVISFDEPVREYTPDPFPLVDGRSFVAPYWADVDNVLGGDIFYRQTTNAVLLGDISRDINQYFPETLFTATWAFVATWDHVAYYGSTSTKGNTFQAVLTTDSKTFFIILNYWDIQWTTGAASDGDAETGLGGIAAHAGFNSGDDTNFYNIPGSQTDAIINITATSNVNVPGRWAFRVDNFQLTGVDPPKVNEDNNCWL, from the exons ATGTTACCCTctggtgttttcctcctcctgatTTTGg gatCTGTTGTGGACACCAATACCTCATCTGGAAAAG GGTCCCTGCTCTATCCCTACGGACCAGACCAGGGGGACCAGACGAATCCCAAACATGATGATGGGACATCTGAGAGGATTGCCCTCTTCATTCCCTTCGCCTTCTATGGCAAAACCCATGAAGCCCTCTTT GTGAACAACAATGGGGTGATCTCCTTTGATGAACCTGTCAGAGAATACACCCCCGATCCCTTCCCACTGGTGGATGGGCGCTCCTTCGTGGCCCCTTACTGGGCAGATGTGGACAACGTGCTGGGTGGGGATATCTTCTACCGCCAGACCACCaatgcagtgctgctgggggacATCAGCCGGGACATCAACCAGTACTTCCCCGAAACCCTCTTCACTGCCACCTGGGCCTTTGTGGCCACCTGGGACCACGTGGCCTACTATGGCTCCACCTCCACAAAG GGCAACACCTTCCAGGCTGTCCTGACTACTGACTCCAAGACATTCTTCATCATCCTAAACTACTGGGACATCCAGTGGACCACAGGAGCGGCCAGTGATGGGGATGCTGAAACGGGGCTTGGAGGGATTGCAGCACAT GCGGGATTCAACAGCGGTGATGACACCAACTTCTACAACATTCCCGGATCCCAAACAGATGCCATCATCAACATCACTGCCACCTCCAATGTCAACGTCCCAGGGCGCTGGGCCTTCCGGGTGGACAACTTCCAGTTGACGGGTGTGGACCCTCCCAAGGTGAACGAGGACAATAACTGCTGGTT GTGA